In Nitratiruptor sp. YY09-18, a single window of DNA contains:
- a CDS encoding DUF58 domain-containing protein: MIDALIIKTKKEVFSKSSGLFSARSGGEGYDFLELREYNYGEDAKRIDWIASAKYQKPYIRIYQEELLRNIVGVFVLSGSLYFGSKRLKIETLLEAFLLVGYSALHLNENLQGFAHNHRFITNIYTLEQFAKEISSYDLLGKKATFDEKDLFYRLPERSLILLFGDFLDPTQLTLLAQKHEVVAIVARDSIEKGKDLGQSVEAVDTITLQSKNYFLGKSQLRKYGENIQKHLDNNYAHFVQNGIDWVEIYDIDNIYEKLQNFFIGR; encoded by the coding sequence ATGATCGATGCACTCATTATCAAAACCAAAAAAGAGGTTTTTAGTAAAAGTAGCGGACTCTTTAGCGCACGTAGTGGCGGTGAGGGATATGACTTTTTGGAACTAAGAGAATACAACTATGGTGAAGATGCCAAACGTATAGACTGGATTGCAAGTGCAAAGTATCAAAAGCCCTATATACGTATCTATCAAGAGGAGCTATTGCGCAATATTGTAGGAGTCTTCGTGCTTAGTGGCTCACTCTATTTTGGCTCCAAAAGACTCAAAATCGAGACACTTTTAGAAGCATTTTTGCTGGTTGGCTATAGTGCACTGCATCTCAATGAAAATCTCCAAGGATTTGCTCATAACCATAGATTTATAACAAATATCTACACGCTAGAGCAGTTTGCAAAAGAGATAAGTAGTTATGATCTATTAGGTAAAAAGGCAACATTTGATGAGAAAGATCTCTTCTATCGCTTGCCTGAGCGATCTTTGATACTGCTCTTTGGAGATTTTTTAGATCCAACCCAGCTCACACTTTTGGCACAAAAGCATGAAGTAGTTGCAATAGTGGCGCGCGATAGTATAGAGAAGGGAAAAGATCTTGGACAATCTGTTGAAGCTGTAGATACGATAACCCTCCAATCAAAAAACTACTTTCTTGGCAAGAGTCAGCTCAGAAAGTATGGAGAAAATATCCAAAAGCACCTTGATAATAACTATGCTCACTTTGTCCAAAATGGCATTGATTGGGTGGAGATCTACGATATCGATAATATCTACGAAAAACTGCAAAACTTCTTTATAGGGCGGTGA